From Ailuropoda melanoleuca isolate Jingjing chromosome 8, ASM200744v2, whole genome shotgun sequence, a single genomic window includes:
- the KIAA0040 gene encoding uncharacterized protein KIAA0040 homolog, with amino-acid sequence MEKISSFFSIMWDTVLTKHQEGLFNTICLGILLGLPLLVVITSLFICCHCCWSRLGKNGQQPEQNKGKKRRKRKKKAEEDLWISAQPKLLQMEKRPSLPV; translated from the coding sequence ATGGAGAAAATCAGCTCCTTCTTCAGCATCATGTGGGACACCGTCTTGACCAAACACCAAGAGGGTCTGTTCAACACCATCTGCCTGGGCATCCTCCTGGGGCTGCCACTGCTAGTGGTCATCACGTCCCTCTTCATCTGCTGTCATTGCTGCTGGAGCCGGCTGGGCAAGAATGGCCAACAGCCGGAGCAGaacaaggggaagaagaggaggaagaggaagaagaaggctgaAGAAGACCTCTGGATATCTGCTCAGCCCAAGCTTCTCCAGATGGAAAAGAGACCATCACTGCCTGTCTAG